In the Sarcophilus harrisii chromosome 3, mSarHar1.11, whole genome shotgun sequence genome, one interval contains:
- the PDZD3 gene encoding Na(+)/H(+) exchange regulatory cofactor NHE-RF4 isoform X1, whose product MEAATDLQDTAILTQKFTFNPKLGIDNPTLSLADDHDHFDSWGPQRPRFCVLSKQEGGKFGFYLHKELNRNGHIVRRVEPGTSAQCQGLQDGDQILGVNGDTVEHEDYHGVVQRIRASGPRVLLTVLAGNVEEVARAHQASGAHLCPVLDASVRPRLCHVVKDEGGFGFSFSHGKRGCFWLMPSCGGAAERAGVPQGARLLEVNGIGVEGFSPSQLSRKLRQSGEQVTLLVAGPEVEEQCRQLGLPLAAPLAEGWALPARPRQLHLEKGPQGFGFLLREEKGPSGQLGQFLWEVDPGLPADQAGMRAGDRLVAVAGESVEGLGHEEAVTRIRAQGCHLSLIVVDPDADSFFSMVRLSPLLFLEEAGLQADGPASPQKLPSSSQAEEQASWTTNLASSPAVPTSLVPPALPSFRQCLLRPGANGGYGFRLSCGADKPEITISQVTPGGSASQAGLHMGDVILEVNGISVRRENVLEVVRQLPDAKPPLHLRLATQGRRSIEACSSLEPGLDSSL is encoded by the exons ATGGAAGCAGCAACAG ATCTCCAGGACACAGCCATATTAACTCA GAAGTTTACATTTAATCCTAAACTGGGCATTGATAATCCCACACTTTCATTAGCTGATGACCATGACCACTTTG ACTCCTGGGGCCCTCAGCGCCCCCGCTTCTGTGTGCTGAGCAAGCAGGAGGGGGGGAAATTTGGCTTCTACCTGCATAAGGAGCTGAACCGAAATGGGCACATAGTCCGAAGGGTGGAGCCGGGCACTTCTGCCCAGTGCCAAGGACTTCAGGACGGAGACCAGATCCTGGGGGTCAATGGAGACACTGTGGAGCATGAGGACTACCACGGG GTGGTACAGCGAATCCGGGCTAGTGGTCCCCGCGTGCTGCTGACGGTGTTGGCAGGAAATGTGGAGGAGGTTGCTCGTGCTCATCAGGCCAGTGGTGCCCATCTCTGCCCCGTCCTAGATGCCAGTGTCCGACCCCGGCTGTGCCACGTGGTGAAAGATGAGGGTGGCTTTGGCTTTAGTTTCTCCCACG GAAAGAGGGGCTGTTTCTGGCTGATGCCGAGCTGTGGAGGAGCAGCAGAGCGGGCAGGGGTGCCCCAGGGGGCTCGGTTGCTGGAAGTCAATGGCATCGGTGTGGAGGGTTTCTCTCCTAGTCAGCTCAGCAGAAAG CTTCGGCAGAGCGGGGAGCAGGTGACCCTCCTGGTGGCAGGGCCAGAAGTGGAAGAGCAGTGTCGGCAGCTAGGCTTGCCTCTGGCTGCCCCATTGGCTGAGGGCTGGGCGCTGCCTGCCCGGCCACGCCAGCTGCATCTGGAGAAAGGGCCCCAGGGCTTTGGGTTCTTGCTTCGAGAGGAGAAGGGCCCCAGTGGGCAGCTTG GGCAGTTTCTGTGGGAGGTGGACCCCGGGCTGCCAGCAGATCAAGCTGGGATGCGGGCTGGGGACAGACTGGTTGCTGTGGCAGGGGAGAGTGTGGAGGGACTGGGCCACGAGGAGGCTGTGACCAGGATCCGggcccagggctgtcatctctcCCTAATTGTTGTGGACCCAGATGCCGACAGCTTCTTCAGCATG GTGCGCCTGTCTCCTCTCCTATTCTTGGAGGAGGCTGGTCTGCAAGCAGATGGTCCAGCTTCCCCCCAGAAGCTCCCTTCATCATCCCAAGCAGAGGAACAAGCATCCTGGACAACCAATCTGGCCTCATCACCTGCAGTTCCTACCTCTCTTGTTCCTCCTGCTCTCCCCAGCTTCCGTCAGTGCCTTCTGAGACCAGGAGCTAATGGTGGCTATGGTTTCCGACTCAGTTGCGGGGCTGACAAGCCTGAAATCACCATTTCCCAG GTGACCCCAGGGGGCTCAGCTTCCCAGGCAGGGCTTCACATGGGGGATGTCATCCTGGAGGTGAATGGGATATCCGTGAGGAGGGAAAATGTTCTTGAGGTGGTGCGGCAGCTGCCTGATGCTAAGCCACCCCTTCACCTGAGACTGGCGACCCAGGGAAGACGAAGCATTGAGGCCTGCAGCTCTTTGGAGCCAG GACTGGACTCTTCCCTCTGA
- the PDZD3 gene encoding Na(+)/H(+) exchange regulatory cofactor NHE-RF4 isoform X2, which produces MEERKRRKFTFNPKLGIDNPTLSLADDHDHFDSWGPQRPRFCVLSKQEGGKFGFYLHKELNRNGHIVRRVEPGTSAQCQGLQDGDQILGVNGDTVEHEDYHGVVQRIRASGPRVLLTVLAGNVEEVARAHQASGAHLCPVLDASVRPRLCHVVKDEGGFGFSFSHGKRGCFWLMPSCGGAAERAGVPQGARLLEVNGIGVEGFSPSQLSRKLRQSGEQVTLLVAGPEVEEQCRQLGLPLAAPLAEGWALPARPRQLHLEKGPQGFGFLLREEKGPSGQLGQFLWEVDPGLPADQAGMRAGDRLVAVAGESVEGLGHEEAVTRIRAQGCHLSLIVVDPDADSFFSMVRLSPLLFLEEAGLQADGPASPQKLPSSSQAEEQASWTTNLASSPAVPTSLVPPALPSFRQCLLRPGANGGYGFRLSCGADKPEITISQVTPGGSASQAGLHMGDVILEVNGISVRRENVLEVVRQLPDAKPPLHLRLATQGRRSIEACSSLEPGLDSSL; this is translated from the exons atggaagaaaggaaaaggag GAAGTTTACATTTAATCCTAAACTGGGCATTGATAATCCCACACTTTCATTAGCTGATGACCATGACCACTTTG ACTCCTGGGGCCCTCAGCGCCCCCGCTTCTGTGTGCTGAGCAAGCAGGAGGGGGGGAAATTTGGCTTCTACCTGCATAAGGAGCTGAACCGAAATGGGCACATAGTCCGAAGGGTGGAGCCGGGCACTTCTGCCCAGTGCCAAGGACTTCAGGACGGAGACCAGATCCTGGGGGTCAATGGAGACACTGTGGAGCATGAGGACTACCACGGG GTGGTACAGCGAATCCGGGCTAGTGGTCCCCGCGTGCTGCTGACGGTGTTGGCAGGAAATGTGGAGGAGGTTGCTCGTGCTCATCAGGCCAGTGGTGCCCATCTCTGCCCCGTCCTAGATGCCAGTGTCCGACCCCGGCTGTGCCACGTGGTGAAAGATGAGGGTGGCTTTGGCTTTAGTTTCTCCCACG GAAAGAGGGGCTGTTTCTGGCTGATGCCGAGCTGTGGAGGAGCAGCAGAGCGGGCAGGGGTGCCCCAGGGGGCTCGGTTGCTGGAAGTCAATGGCATCGGTGTGGAGGGTTTCTCTCCTAGTCAGCTCAGCAGAAAG CTTCGGCAGAGCGGGGAGCAGGTGACCCTCCTGGTGGCAGGGCCAGAAGTGGAAGAGCAGTGTCGGCAGCTAGGCTTGCCTCTGGCTGCCCCATTGGCTGAGGGCTGGGCGCTGCCTGCCCGGCCACGCCAGCTGCATCTGGAGAAAGGGCCCCAGGGCTTTGGGTTCTTGCTTCGAGAGGAGAAGGGCCCCAGTGGGCAGCTTG GGCAGTTTCTGTGGGAGGTGGACCCCGGGCTGCCAGCAGATCAAGCTGGGATGCGGGCTGGGGACAGACTGGTTGCTGTGGCAGGGGAGAGTGTGGAGGGACTGGGCCACGAGGAGGCTGTGACCAGGATCCGggcccagggctgtcatctctcCCTAATTGTTGTGGACCCAGATGCCGACAGCTTCTTCAGCATG GTGCGCCTGTCTCCTCTCCTATTCTTGGAGGAGGCTGGTCTGCAAGCAGATGGTCCAGCTTCCCCCCAGAAGCTCCCTTCATCATCCCAAGCAGAGGAACAAGCATCCTGGACAACCAATCTGGCCTCATCACCTGCAGTTCCTACCTCTCTTGTTCCTCCTGCTCTCCCCAGCTTCCGTCAGTGCCTTCTGAGACCAGGAGCTAATGGTGGCTATGGTTTCCGACTCAGTTGCGGGGCTGACAAGCCTGAAATCACCATTTCCCAG GTGACCCCAGGGGGCTCAGCTTCCCAGGCAGGGCTTCACATGGGGGATGTCATCCTGGAGGTGAATGGGATATCCGTGAGGAGGGAAAATGTTCTTGAGGTGGTGCGGCAGCTGCCTGATGCTAAGCCACCCCTTCACCTGAGACTGGCGACCCAGGGAAGACGAAGCATTGAGGCCTGCAGCTCTTTGGAGCCAG GACTGGACTCTTCCCTCTGA
- the CCDC153 gene encoding coiled-coil domain-containing protein 153, protein MPPKIKGKISKAGGQKKKKKSQDAEAETKHRRTALELDILHDFLALRRDETRQAIAGKERLRERLQELEAEVKEVRSDREAVYAEMSLQYQALKEETETQSHRLEEEVKILRKELETCQREAKTAKEEAEQALAERDKTLAQLQAYVTDMEAKYEEILHRSLDRLLAKLTTAKLEWDATALRLHDKHKEQLLQFGLNPLDL, encoded by the exons ATGCCaccaaaaatcaaaggaaagatatCAAAAGCTgggggacagaaaaagaaaaagaagagtcaAG ATGCTGAAGCTGAGACCAAGCACAGAAGAACAGCCCTGGAGCTGGACATCCTCCATGACTTTCTGG CTCTTCGACGGGATGAGACTCGCCAGGCTATAGCTGGCAAAGAACGACTTCGAGAGAGGCTACAGGAGTTGGAAGCTGAAGTGAAAGAGGTTCGGAGTGACAGAGAGGCTGTGTATGCAG AGATGAGTCTGCAGTACCAAGCCCTGAAGGAAGAGACTGAGACACAAAGCCATCGGCTGGAAGAGGAAGTAAAGATCCTTCGGAAAGAACTAG AGACGTGccaaagagaggcaaaaactGCTAAGGAAGAGGCGGAACAGGCACTAGCAGAGCGAGACAAGACCCTTGCTCAGCTTCAGGCCTATGTGACAGACATGGAGGCTAAGTATGAAGAAATTCTACAT CGCAGCCTGGATCGGCTTTTGGCCAAACTGACAACAGCCAAGCTTGAGTGGGACGCTACTGCCCTGAGGCTCCATGACAAGCACAAAGAACAGCTTCTGCAATTTGGGCTCAACCCCCTGGACCTCTGA